One window of Marmota flaviventris isolate mMarFla1 chromosome 5, mMarFla1.hap1, whole genome shotgun sequence genomic DNA carries:
- the Tcof1 gene encoding treacle protein: MAEARKRQELLPLIYQHLVQAGYVRAARAVKEQSSQKKFPVQPFTLLDIYTHWQLTSELGRKRKAEKDAALQAKKTRVSDPVSSSESSEEEEDEAEAETVKATPRLASTNVSAVGAHLPSSMKEKAKAKTKKAGKTVNSVPHPPSAKAVVHLLSGKSPKKSTEPSANTTLVSETEEESSVPGHRAAAKPGTVSAGPADSSSEDTSSSSDETDMEVETSGKPPQVKVSPAAPKESPAKRAAPRPGKMGDVTLQVRESALTPAQGAKKPKEELESSEESSESDEEVPAGIHNQVKATEKTLQARAAPASAKGIPGKGATTVPPGKAGPVATQTKVGKPKEESESSSEEESESEEDNPAATALLQAKPSEKSPQVRAVSTPAKESPRKGAPPVPPGKTGPAAIQASAGKPEEDSDSSSEDSDSERTPVAMTLTVNPTQAKSLGKNLQMKPASTVVQGPLGKGISPVVPAAQVKKVEKASESSSEESDSEEEAPPATLAQAKLSGKTAQVRPASGSAKGHLGKVAAPAPPQKAGPGVSQVKAEKEDSESSETSSDSEEEASAAVTPAQAKPALKTPQTKASPKKGTPITPASSKIPPVHVGTPAPWKAGTMTSSSSPAVAWSTQKPEEDSSSSSEEEERGESACAAAVAQVKSVGKGLQARAALVPTKGPSGQGTAPAPPRKTGPSVSQVTAQDSEDSESSEEESDSEEEAATPAPVKALGNTIQAKASPAPIRASSAKGTSAPGKVLTAVAPAKQGSPAKGKPSVRTPQNSTVTMKGQASVATTGKAVAGAAQTQKGSVGRAEEEDSESSEEESDSEEEEVAPAQVKPLENKLQVRNASGPAKGSPMKGAPPAPPKSASAQAPLGKQEDDSDSSSEESDSEGETPAAVTPAQKDGTSKTARGKALTSGPTENAEVSSDSSGEELPSSQVIKPPLIFVDPNRSPAGPPATPAQAQAANTLRKARVSDGTARHSSSKSEDEDLIPATQSSTPAIKTNVIVPTAHARTTPGANSREESSRTSEGKKQEAAATQVAKRNSASLPLTQAALKVLAHKANEAQPPARTQSSSEVDSAVGALTVTHPQSSPVQNRVNNKLKQPKPPAGQQATATPSGHSKAKAPGGSDDSEDSSDSSSGSEDTRGPQTAKSIPRLVGPTPSKKETLVEETTEESSEDEVVAPSQSLLSGYVTPGLNLAKSQASEVTPKPDSSPLVSSALAKKDDPDGKLESQQAGTVSLKTGKKEATSGATSEKPRKEAPSSTDSTQGLQSNIAQHFQGAPWPLSEAQVQASVMKVLKELLEQERKKATDAAKDSSRKGRKRKLSGDQSATRAPKSKKKKQLVSEEGGESAVSSEKASRTSKGKKRDRASGNTKEKKGKGPSGSHGARDQPEGELGMVKVEGGDQSDPKSKKEKKKSDKSKKEKDKKEKKKKAKKASTKDPDSLLQKKKKKKKKTAEQTV, translated from the exons ATGGCTGAAGCCAGGAAGCGGCAGGAGCTGCTTCCCCTGATCTACCAGCATCTGGTGCAGGCCGGATACGTGCGCGCGGCGCGGGCAGTGAAGGAGCAGAGCAGCCAG aAAAAATTCCCGGTTCAGCCTTTCACACTTCTGGACATCTATACACACTGGCAACT GACTTCAGAGCTTGGCCGGAAGCGGAAGGCAGAGAAAGATGCAGCCCTGCAAGCCAAGAAGACCCGAGTGTCAGACCCTGTCAGTAGTTCAGAGAGCtcggaagaggaggaggatgaggcagaagctGAAACTGTCAAAGCCA CCCCTAGACTTGCATCTACCAATGTCTCTGCTGTGGGGGCACATTTGCCATCAAGCATGAAAGAGAAGGCCAAG GCAAAGACAAAGAAAGCGGGCAAGACTGTGAACTCTGTGCCACATCCTCCCTCGGCAAAGGCAGTGGTCCATCTCCTCTCTGGAAAGTCACCCAAGAAGTCAACAGAGCCCTCAGCAAATACCACCTTGGTCTCAGAAACAGAGGAGGAGAGCAGTGTCCCAGGCCACAGAGCCGCTGCCAAGCCTG GGACAGTGTCAGCCGGTCCAGCTGACAGCTCCAGTGAGGACACCTCCAGCTCCAGCGATGAGACAGATATGGAG GTGGAAACCTCTGGAAAACCACCCCAGGTCAAAGTCTCACCTGCTGCCCCCAAGGAGTCTCCAGCAAAAAGGGCAGCCCCAAGGCCTGGGAAGATGGGGGATGTGACACTCCAGGTCAGAGAAAGTGCCCTGACTCCAGCCCAGGGGGCCAAGAAGCCAAAAGAGGAGTTGGAGAGCAGCGAGGAGTCATCTGAGAGTGATGAAGAGGTCCCTGCAGGGATACACAATCAG GTAAAGGCCACTGAGAAAACCCTCCAGGCTAGAGCTGCCCCAGCCTCTGCCAAGGGGATCCCCGGGAAAGGGGCCACTACGGTACCCCCAGGGAAGGCAGGGCCTGTTGCTACCCAGACTAAGGTGGGGAAACCGAAGGAGGAGTCGGAGAGCAGCAGTGAGGAGGAGTCTGAAAGCGAGGAGGACAACCCAGCCGCCACTGCCCTGCTTCAG GCAAAGCCCTCAGAGAAGAGTCCTCAGGTCAGGGCTGTCTCAACCCCTGCCAAGGAGTCTCCCAGGAAAGGGGCCCCTCCAGTGCCTCCTGGGAAAACAGGGCCTGCTGCCATCCAGGCTTCGGCAGGGAAGCCAGAGGAGGACTCGGACAGCAGCAGTGAGGACTCAGACAGTGAGAGGACACCAGTAGCCATGACCCTAACCGTGAACCCTACTCAG GCAAAGTCCCTGGGGAAAAATCTCCAGATGAAACCTGCCTCGACTGTGGTTCAGGGACCTCTAGGGAAAGGCATAAGCCCAGTAGTCCCTGCAGCCCAGGTGAAGAAGGTGGAGAAGGCTTCGGAGAGCAGCAGTGAGGAGTCGGACAGTGAGGAGGAAGCCCCACCAGCGACCTTGGCCCAG GCCAAGCTCTCTGGGAAAACCGCCCAGGTCAGACCTGCCTCGGGTTCTGCCAAGGGACACTTGGGGAAAGTAGCTGCCCCAGCGCCCCCACAGAAGGCAGGGCCTGGGGTCAGCCAGGTCAAGGCTGAAAAGGAAGACTCCGAGAGCAGCGAGACATCTTCTGACAGTGAGGAAGAGGCATCGGCAGCTGTGACTCCAGCCCAG GCAAAACCAGCTTTGAAAACTCCTCAGACTAAGGCTTCCCCCAAGAAAGGCACTCCCATTACCCCTGCATCTTCCAAGATCCCCCCAGTGCACGTGGGCACCCCAGCTCCCTGGAAAGCAGGAACCATGACTTCTTCCTCATCCCCAGCTGTGGCCTGGAGTACCCAGAAGCCAGAGGAGGATTCCTCTTCGAGCAGTGAAGAGGAGGAGCGGGGGGAGTCTGCTTGTGCAGCAGCCGTGGCACAG gTGAAGTCTGTGGGGAAAGGCCTCCAAGCGAGAGCTGCCTTGGTACCCACCAAAGGGCCCTCCGGGCAAGGAACTGCCCCAGCGCCCCCTCGGAAGACAGGGCCTTCAGTTTCCCAGGTTACAGCTCAGGATTCTGAAGACTCTGAGAGCAGTGAGGAAGAGTCCGACAGTGAGGAGGAGGCTGCCACTCCAGCACCG gTGAAGGCCTTGGGGAACACCATTCAGGCCAAAGCCAGCCCAGCTCCCATTAGAGCGTCTTCAGCCAAAGGCACGTCAGCCCCCGGAAAAGTGCTTACTGCAGTTGCTCCAGCCAAACAGGGGTCCCCGGCCAAG GGGAAGCCATCAGTGAGAACCCCCCAGAACAGCACCGTCACAATGAAGGGCCAGGCATCTGTGGCCACCACGGGAAAGGCAGTGGCCGGAGCAGCCCAGACCCAGAAGGGGTCCGTTGgcagggcagaggaggaggactCAGAGAGCAGCGAGGAGGAGTCAGACAGTGAAGAGGAGGAGGTGGCACCAGCACAG GTGAAGCCCTTGGAAAATAAACTCCAGGTCAGGAATGCCTCAGGCCCTGCCAAGGGTTCCCCCATGAAAGGGGCTCCTCCAGCTCCCCCTAAGTCTGCATCCGCCCAGGCCCCACTGGGGAAGCAGGAGGATGATTCAGATAGCAGCAGCGAGGAGTCCGATAGTGAGGGGGAGACACCAGCAGCTGTGACCCCGGCTCAG AAGGATGGTACCTCCAAGACTGCCAGAGGCAAGGCCCTGACCTCAGGACCCACTGAGAATGCAGAGGTGTCCTCAGACAGCAGTGGCGAAGAGCTGCCATCAAGCCAG gtgATTAAACCCCCTCTGATTTTTGTCGACCCTAATCGTAGTCCAGCTGGCCCACCTGCTACTCCTGCACAGGCCCAAGCTGCGAACACCCTGAGGAAGGCCCGGGTCTCAGATGGCACTGCCCGGCACTCCTCCTCCAAGAGCGAGGATGAAGACCTGATCCCCGCCACACAGTCCTCCACTCCTG CTATTAAGACCAATGTGATTGTGCCCACTGCCCATGCACGGACGACTCCCGGAGCCAACAGCAGGGAGGAGTCCAGTCGGACATCAGAAGGCAAGAAACAGGAGGCAGCAGCCACTCAG GTGGCAAAGCGGAACTCAGCTTCCCTCCCGCTGACACAGGCCGCCCTGAAAGTCCTCGCCCACAAGGCAAATGAAGCCCAGCCTCCTGCCAGGACCCAGTCTTCAAGTGAG GTTGACAGTGCTGTGGGAGCACTCACTGTGACTCATCCCCAGAGCTCCCCTGTCCAGAACAGAGTGAACAACAAGCTCAAACAACCCAAGCCTCCTGCAGGCCAGCAGGCCACAGCCACACCCTCGGGCCACTCCAAAGCCAAAGCCCCTGGGGGCTCAGACGACAGCGAGGACAGCAGCGACAGCTCTTCAGGGAGTGAGGACACTAGGGGACCTCAGACAGCCAAGTCAATCCCCAGGCTAG TAGGTCCAACCCCTTCTAAGAAGGAGACTTTGGTGGAGGAGACTACAGAAGAGTCCAGCGAGGATGAAGTggtggccccttcccag TCTCTCCTCTCAGGTTATGTGACCCCGGGGCTGAACCTGGCCAAATCCCAGGCTTCAGAGGTGACTCCAAAGCCAGACTCCAGCCCCTTGGTTTCCTCTGCTCTGGCAAAAAAAGATGACCCAGACGGCAAACTGGAGTCCCAGCAGGCAGGCACTGTTTCCCTTAAAACAG GTAAAAAGGAAGCCACCTCAGGTGCCACCTCTGAGAAGCCCAGGAAGGAAGCCCCGAGCTCCACAGACTCCACACAGGGACTGCAGAGCAACATTGCCCAGCACTTCCAGGGGGCTCCCTGGCCCCTGAGTGAGGCCCAGGTGCAGGCCTCAGTGATGAAGGTCCTGAAGGAGCTACTGgagcaggaaaggaagaaggcCACAGATGCCGCCAAGGACAGCAGCCGGAAAGGCCGGAAGCGGAAGCTGTCAGGAGACCAGTCAGCCACCAGAGCCCCCAAGAGCAAAAAGAAGAAGCAGCTAGTGTCCGAGGAAGGCGGGGAGAGCGCTGTTTCCTCAGAAAAGGCCTCCAGGACTtccaaagggaaaaagagagacagagcaagTGGCAACACaaaggagaagaaggggaagggaccTTCCGGCTCCCATGGGGCCAGGGACCAGCCAGAAGGGGAGCTGGGGATGGTGAAGGTTGAGGGTGGAGATCAAAGTGacccaaaaagcaaaaaagagaagaaaaaatctgATAAAA gtaaaaaagaaaaggacaaaaaggaaaaaaagaagaaagcaaaaaaggCCTCAACCAAAGACCCTGACTCACTgcttcagaagaaaaagaagaaaaag AAGAAGACCGCAGAGCAGACTGTGTGA